The DNA window CAGCGCATGCCGAAGGCGGTGGAGTAGTAGTGCGCGGCCTGCTTGGCGTTGCCGACGGCGAAGACCACGGCGTCCATCCCGCGCACCGGGAAGGGGTCGGCCTGTCCGGCGTGCGCGGGGCTGGGGAGTTGGGTGGTGTCGGTCATGGCGGCCTCCCTGTGGGGCGTACGCGTCCGGTACCCGGGGCTGTACAGCGGTGTGGGGTTACCGTGGCGCCGCTCACACCGTTGCGCAACCGTTCGCCGGATGGGTGGTCACCCTGTACAGGCGCACCCGGTTCGCGGCACCATTCCTGTACAGGTTGCGCACCGATCGGAGGCCCATGGACGCCACCCCGCTGGACCGGCTCGACGGCCGCCTCATCCGGCTGCTCGCCGACGAGCCGAGGATCGGGGTGCTGGAGTGCTCGCGCCGCCTCGGGGTGGCCCGGGGCACGGTGCAGGCGCGGCTGGACCGGCTGCGGGCCCGGGGCGTGGTCCGGGGCTTCGGGCCGGAGCTGGAGCCGGCCGCGCTGGGCTACCCGGTGACCGCCTTCGCCACCCTGGAGATCTCACAGGGCCAGGGCGCCAGCGTACGGGCCCATCTGGCCTCGGTGCCGGAGGTGCTGGAGCTGCACACCATCACCGGGCAGGGCGACATGCTCTGCCGGATCGTGGCCCGCTCCAACGCCGACCTCCAGCGGGTGATCGACCGGGTGGTGGGCTTCGACGGCATCGTCCGGGCCTCCACCGCCATCGCCCTGGAGAACCCGGTGCCCTACCGGGTGCTCCCGCTGGTCGAGCAGGCGTCGGGGGAGACCGGACCCGGCTGACTCTCAGCAGGTGGGCACGGCGGAGCCGCTGTTCAGCGCGTTCAGGGCGGCGATGGCGCCGTCCAGGGTCCGCACCGGGATCAGCCGCAGCCCCTTGGGCGTGTTGACCCGGGCCTCGCCGCACTCGGCGGTCGGCACCAGGAAGACGGTGGCCCCGTCGCGGGCGGCGGCCAGGGTCTTCAGGGCCACCCCGCCGACCGCGCCGACCCGGCCGGAGGCATCGATGGTGCCGGTGCCCGCGACCACCCGGCCGCCGGTGAGGTCGCCGCCCCTGCCGTTGCCGTCCAGCTTGTCGATGATGCCGAGGGTGAAGAGCAGCCCGGCACTGGGGCCGCCGACGTCGGCGAGGTTGAGGGTGACCTTCACCCGGTCCGGGTCCAGGTGCAGCCGGCGCAGCGCGGCGGCGGTGGCGGCGTCCTGGGACTGCCGCATCTCGGCGGTGTTCTCCCGCTCCACCTGGGCGACGGAGCGGCCGGCCGGGTAGACGGCCTGCCGGGGCACCACGGCCCGGTCCGGGTCCGGCCAGGCCGCCAGTGCGGTGGCCAGGCTGATCTCGTCGCCGGGCGGGGTGGCCGCGATGGTGGTCATCCGCAGCTGTCCGCTGGTGCGGCGCAGCGGTGCACCGCTGATCACGATCACCTGCTCGCCCCGGTACTCGCCGAGGGTGTCGGCGGTGATCCCGGGCTGCATGATCGTGTACGGCAGGGGCACCAGCGCGGCCACCGCGTAGAGCGCGACCAGCAGCAGGGCGCAGAGCGCGAGGGCGCGGGTCCGGGGGGAGGGCATCACGGCAGGCACGTCGGGCATCAAAACACAGCGCGGTGCCGGCGTGCGCACCGGTCCCGCCCGGCACGCCGTACGGGGCCGGGTCCGGCGGGCCCGCGCCGGCGGGTCGGCCGGGGGTCAGCGCAGGGCGTCGGCGACCTCGGTGGCGGCCTCCACCACCCGGGGACCCACCCGCTCCGGCACCAGCCCGCTGAGCATCACCACGCCGACGCTGCCCTCGATGCCGCTCAGCCCCACCAGGGCGGCGGCGGCGCCGCACGCCCCGGACTGCTCCTCGGCGCGGGTGATGACAAAGCCGGGGTCGGGGCGGTGGCCGTTGCCGTGGCTGCGGGCGGCGAGGATGGCCCGCCCGGCGGCGCTGTCGCCCAGGGCGTGCCGCAGGCCGGTCCGGTACGCCACATGGAAGTCGGTCCAGCTGGGCTCGACGACGGCGACCGCCAGCGCCTCGCTGCCGTCCACCAGGGTGAGGTGCGCGGTGGCGCCGAGGTCCTCGGCGAGGCTGCGCAGCGCGGGCAGCGCGGCCTCGCGCAGCAGCGGGTGGACGCGGTGGGCGAGCCGCAGCACGCCGAGGCCGACCCGGGCCCGGCCGCCGATGTCGCGCCGGACCAGTCCGTGCTGCTCCAGGGTGGCGAGCAGCCGGTAGACCACGGTGCGGTTGACGCTGAGCCGGCCGGCCAGCTCGGTCACCGTCAGGCCGCGCTCCGAGTCCGCGAGGAGTTTGAGGACCCTCACTCCGCGGTCCAGGGTCTGCGAGGTCTCAGCGGTCACGACGCGCGATCCTTTCCGCGGCGGTCACCGGTCCCGACGGGTGCCGGTCTCGGGGTCGGACGCGCAGAGGCCGGCGACGGCGTCGTCGGCGGCGTCGGCCCCGCGACGCTTCCTCGCGGAAGCGTGCACGAAAGGTAGTGAGCCGGGAGCACTCAGCGGAAGTGGTTGTCCAAAATTCGGTCAAGATCGAGATCTAACGAGGGGACGTTCATGGACATCCCGCTCGAATCGGCGCGCTGTCGAGACCATCCCGTGTCCTCTGAAGGGGGCCTGGTCCGGAGTTCGGACACGTACGGACACGCGCCTCCGCCGCCGTCAGCCGTTCCGGCGGGGTGGCGCGGGGGGTACTGCGGGCACCGCGAGCCGCACCTCCAGGCCGCCGCCGGGGCGCGGCCGGGCGTCGGCGGAGCCGCCGTGAGCATGGGCGACCGCACGGACGATGGAGAGGCCGAGCCCGCTGCCCCGGGCGGAGCCGACCCGGTCGGTGAGGCGGCGGAAGGGGGCGAAGAGCACCGGGATCTCATGCGGGGAGACGACCGGGCCGGTGTTGGCCACGGTGACCTGGGCGCCGTCGCGGCCGCGGCCGGTCTCCACCCGGATTCGGCCATCGGCGGGGGCGTTGTAGCGGACCGCGTTGTCGACCAGGTTGCGTACCGCCTGCTCCAGCAGCAGCGGGTCGCCGATGGCGCGCGCCGGGGCGAGCACCGCGTCGAAGCTGATGCCGTGGCGGCGGGCCTCCGGTCCGGCCGCCTCGATGACGGCGCGGGCCAGGTCGGCGAGGTCCAGCGGAAGCCGTTCGGTGAGGGAGTCGTCGGCGCGGGCCAGGGTGAGCAGCGCGTCGATCAGGCGCTCATGGCGGACGCTGACCGCGAGCAGGTTCTCGCCGAGCCGCAGCACCTCGGGCGGTGCGTCGGGGCGGCTCATGGCCACTTCGACCAGGGTGCGGTTGAGCGCGATCGGGGTCTTCAGCTCATGGGCGGCGTTGGCGATGAAGCGGTCCTGACCGGCGAACGCCTGGTCGAGCCGGTCCAGCATGCGGTCGAAGGAGTCGGCGAGGGTCTTCACCTCGCCCGGCGGCGCCTCCAGGTCGATCCTGCGGTGCAGGGTGTGTCCGGCGATCCGCTCGGCGGTGGAGCTGATCAGGCTGAGCGGGCGGAGCAGCCGACCGGCCACCAGCCAGCCGGCGGTGGTGGCCACCACGCCCACGCAGAGCGCCGCCAGGGTGCCCTTGAGCAGCAGGTTCCGCTGCATGGAGGCGAGGATGACCCGCTTGGTGGCCTCGTCCCCGGCATGCCGCTCCGCGAGGTAGATCCGCACCTCCGGGGGCGCCTGCGGGCCTCCGGTGTAGCTGTCGAAGGCCAGGTCCATGCTGTAGTGCATGGAGTTGATCACCAGCACCAGCGAGACGGCGAGCACCGCGGCGGCGGCGGTGAAGAACATCAGGCCGTAGACGAGGGTGAGGTGCCGCCGGAGGCTGCCGTCCCACAGCGGCCGGCGGTCGGCGGACCCGCTCATGGCACGCGGTATCCGACGCCGGTGACGGTCTCCACCGGGGTGGGGTCGCCCAGCTTGCGGCGGAGTGAGCGGATGGTGACCCGGACGATGGTGGTGAACGGGTCGACGTTCTCGTCCCAGACCCGCTCCAGCAGGTCCTCGGCGGAGACCGGGGCGCCCTCCGCCCGCAGCAGCTCCTCCAGGACGGCGAACTCCTTGCGAGAGAGGGCGATGTGCCGGCCGTCGCGGTAGGTCTCGCGGTGGTGCGGGTCCAGCCGGATGCCGGACCGCTCCAGCACCGGCGGCGCGGCGGGCCGGGAGCGGCGGCCCAGCGCCCTGATGCGGGCGACGAGTTCGGCGAAGGCGAAGGGCTTGGCCAGGTAGTCGTCGGCGCCCAGGCTGAGCCCGGCGACCCGCTCCGCGACGGTGGTGGAGACGGTGAGCATCAGGATGCGGACCTCGCCCCCGGCCTCGGCGGTGCGGCGGCACACCTCGTCGCCGTGGACCAGCGGCAGGTCGCGGTCGAGGACCATCACGTCATACTGGTGGACGGCCAGCCGCTCCAGGGCCGCCGCCCCGTCGTGGACCACGTCCACGGCGAAGGTCTCCTGGCGCAGGCCCTCGGCAATGGCGCCGGCCAGCATCTCCTCATCCTCGACGACCAGTATCCGCATGCTTCTCCCTGTTCGTACGGCCGCGCGAGCGGCCTCACCCAGTATGCGGTGGGGGGTGTCGCGGCCAGGACGCGAGGCGCGGGCGGGGGCGGGCAGGGGGCGTTGGCGGGCGCGGGCACTCACGGTGCACTCACTCCCCCTGGTGTGAGATGGACCGCACCGGCACTGCCGTGCCACCGGCGGAGGAGGCCCCCGACAGGCCGTGGACCAGGGAAGACGTGAGATCCATGTGAGCATGTGTGCTCACATCGAGCTCACTGCTGCTCATGTGAAGGTAGAACCTTACGGGCACAGGTGTGCCATCGGCAGGGACGGCAGAGGGGGGCGCGTATGCGCGGTACCGCAGTGGACGAGGCGAGGCCGACACCGGCGGATCCGGCGGCGGACGACCCGGGGGCGGGATCGGCGTACGCGGAGGCGGTCGTGGACCTCGGCGCCATCGCCCGCAACACGGCGGTGCTGGCCGAGCACGCCGGTTCGGCGGCGCTGATGGCGGTGGTGAAGGCCGACGGGTTCGGGCATGGCGCCCTGCCGGTCGCGCGCACCGCGCTGGCGCACGGCGCGAGCTGGCTGGGCGTGACCTCCACGGCGGAGGCGCTGCGGCTGCGCGAGGCCGGTATCGACGCGCCGATGCTCAGCTGGATGCACCTGCCCGGCGAGGACTTCACCCCGGCGCTGCGGGCCGAGGTCGACCTGGCGGTCCCGTCGCTGGCCCACCTGGCCGGCCTCGCCGCCTCGGCCGAGCGGGCCGGGCTCCCGGCCGCCGTCCATCTCAAGGTCGACACCGGGCTGCATCGCGGTGGCGCCTCGCCTGCCGACTGGCCGCTGCTGGTCGAGGCCGCGCGGACCTTCGAGCGGCAGGGGCTGCTGCGGGTGCGCGGACTCTGGTCGCACCTGGTGCACGCCGACCGGCCGGACCACCCCGGCACGGATGAGCAGATACGGGCCTTCGAGGCCGCCGTCGCACTCGCCCACCGGGCCGGGCTGCGGCCGGACCTGCTCCACCTGGCCAACTCGGGGGCCGGGCTGGCCAGTCCACGCACCCGCTACGACCTGGTACGGGCGGGCATCGGGCTGTACGGGGTGGAACCGGTGCACGGGCAGCAGTACGGCCTGCGCCCGGCGATGACCCTGCGGGCGCGGGCCATCATGGCCCGCCGGGTGCCCGCCGGGGAGGGCGTCTCCTACGGGCATGAGTACACCACCGGGCGGCCCACCGGCCTGCTGCTGGTGCCGGTGGGCTTCGCCGACGGGGTGCCCCGGGCGGCCGGCGGCCGGGCCCGGATGTGGGTCGCGGGCGACCGGCGGCCGGTGGCCGGGCGGATCGCCATGGACCAGTGCGTGGTGGACTCGGGGGACGCCGCCGTCGCCATCGGCGAGGAGGTGGTGGTCTTCGGCCCCGGCGACCGGGGCGAGCCCACCGCCGCCGACTGGGCCGACTGGGCCGCCACCAACCCCCACGAGATACTCACCGGCGTCGGCCCCCGGGTGCCGCGCCGCTACCTGCCGGCCCCGGCCGGCCGAATCGACGAGGAGGACAGCGTCCGTGACTGAGCGGGACGGAAGGATGGAGGTCGCCGTGGTCTTCGGCGGCCGCAGCGGGGAGCACGACGTCTCCTGCGCCTCGGCGGCAGGCGTGGTCACCCACCTGGACCGGGAGCGGTACGCGGTCCGGCCGGTGCGGATCACCGCCGCAGGCGAGTGGGTGGTCGGCCCCCGCGCCCTCCCCGCCGGCACCTACGGGGTCGCGGACCTGGTACGGCTCACGCCGGCCGCAGACGTACCCGCGTGGCAGTCCCTCACCGAGGCCGCGCCCGCGCTGGGCACCGCCGACATGGTCCTGCCTGCGCTGCACGGGCCGTACGGGGAGGACGGCACGGTCCAGGGCCTGCTGGAGGTGCTGGGCGTGCCGTACGTCGGCAACGGGGTCGCGGCGAGCGCCGTCGCCATGGACAAGGACGTCACCAAGCGGCTGCTGGCCGCCTCCGGGCTGCCGGTGGCCGCCTCGGCGCTGCTCTGCGGGCCGGACTGCGCGCTGCCGCCGGACGAGCAGCAGCGGCTGGGGCTCCCCGCCTTCGTCAAGCCCGCCCGCGCCGGGTCGAGCCTGGGCGTCAGCCGGGTGGAGCGCTGGGAGGAGCTGGACGCGGCGGTGGCACTGGCCCGGGAGTCGGACTCCAAGGTGCTGGTGGAGGAGGCGGTGCTCGGCCGCGAGGTGGACATCGCGGTGCTGGAGCACCCGGACGGGCGGCTGGAGGCGGGCCCGCCGCTGGAGATCCGGGTGGGCGGCGGACAGCGGTTCTTCGACTACGAGGCCAAGTACCAGGACGCGGCGACCCGGTTCGAGATACCGGCGCGGCTGGACGAGGGGATCACCGCCGAGCTCCAGCGGCTGGCGATGGGCGTCTTCGAGACCCTGGGCTGCGCCGGGCTGATCCGGGTGGACTTCTTCCTGCGCGGCGGCACGGAGCCGGTGGTCAACGAGGTCAACACCTTCCCCGGCTTCACCGCGGCCTCCCAGTACCCGCAGATCTTCGAGGTGGCGGGGCTGTCCTACGGCGACCTGCTGGATGTGCTGATCGCCACCGCCCTGGTCCGGGCGGGCCGCCGTCCGGCGCCGCTGGCCGCCGGGGCCGCCCGCTGAGACGCCTCCGTGCCCGCTGTGCCCGCTCCCACCGGGGAGCGGGCACAGCGGGCACAGTGCCGTTCTGAGCGGTGCTCACCCGGCCCGGGTCGCCCACTCCTGGATCTTGGCGATCCTGGCCTTGAGCTGCCCGGCGGTGGCCTGCGCCGTCAGCGGCCCGCCGCAGACGCGGCGCAGCTCGTTGTGGATGGTGCCGTGCGGCTGGCCGGTGCGGTGGTGCCAGGCGCCGACCAGGCCGTTGAGCTCCTTGCGCAGCTCGCGGAGCTCCTGGTGGGTGACGACCGGCCGCTTGTCGGCGGGCAGCTCCAGCAGATCGGCGTCCTCGGGGGGCTTGCCCTTGCTGCGCTGGATCTGCCGGTGCTGCCGCTTCTGGAGCAGCATCTGCACCTGGTCCGGCTCCAGCAGCCCGGGGATGCCGAGGTACTCCTCCTCCTCTTCGCTCCCCGGGTGGGCCTGCATGCCGAACTCCATGGCGTTGTACAGCACCCGGTCGAAGACCGCGTCCGACTCCAGCGCCTCGAAGGAGAGCCCGTCCTGCTCGCCGTCCGGCTCGTCCTTGGCCTGGTTGGCCTGGGCGACCAGCGCGTCCTCCTCGTCGAAGAGGCCGTCGCTCTCCTTCTTGGGCCGGTCCAGCACATGGTCCCGCTGCAGCTCCATCTCATTGGCGAAGCCCAGCAGCATCGGCACCGACGGCAGGAAGACCGACGCGGTCTCGCCCCGCTTGCGGGCCCGGACGAACCGCCCCACCGCCTGCGCGAAGAAGAGCGGCGTGGAGATGGAGGTGGCGTAGACGCCCACCGCGAGGCGCGGCACGTCGACGCCCTCGGAGACCATCCGGACCGCGACCATCCACCGCTCGTCGCTCTCCGAGAAGTCGGTGATCCGCTGCGATGCCTCGGTCTCGTCGGAGAGCACCAGGGTGGCCTTGTGCCCGGTGAGTTCGCGGATCATCTTGGCGTAGGCGCGGGCGGCCGTCTGGTCGGTGGCGATGACCAGGCCGCCGGCGTCCGGGATGGCCTTGCGGACCTCGGTGAGCCGCCGGTCGGCGGCGCGCAGCACATTGGGCATCCACTCGCCCTGGGGGGCCAGCGCGGTGCGCCACGCCTGGGCGATGGCGTCCTTGGTCATGGGCTCGCCGAGGCGAGCCTCGACCTCGTCCCCGGCCTTGGTGCGCCAGCGCATGTTGCCGCTGTACGAGAGGAAGATCACCGGTCGCACCACATGGTCGGCCAGCGCGTGCCCGTAGCCGTAGGTGTAGTCGGCGACGCTCTTGCGGATGCCGTCGCCGCCGGCCTCGTAGCAGACGAACGGGATGGGGTTGGTGTCCGAGCGGAAGGGCGTGCCGGTGAGCGCCAGCCGCCGGGTCGCCGGTTCGAACGCCTCGAAGCACGCCTCGCCCCAGGACTTGGAGTCGCCCGCGTGGTGGATCTCGTCCATGATCACCAGGGTCTTGCGGCCCTCGGTGCGGTTGCGGTGCAGCATCGGGTTGACGCCGACGCCCGCGTAGGTGACCACGATGCCGTGGTAGTCGCGGGAGAGCGGACCCGAGGAGTAGGCCGGGTCCAGCCTGATCCCTATCCGGGCGGCGGCCTCGGCCCACTGCTTCTTCAGGTGCTCGGTCGGGGCGACCACCGTGATCTGCTGCACCAGGTGGTTGTGGAGCAGGTACGACGCCAGCGTCAGCGCGAAGGTCGTCTTGCCGGCGCCGGGTGTGGCGACCGCCAGGAAGTCGCGCGGCTGCGTCTCGATGTACTTGTCGAGGGCCCCCTGCTGCCAGGCGCGGAGCTTCCCCGCCGTGCCCCAGGGGGCGCGTCCGGGGAAGGCCGGGGAGAGATGGTGGGAAGTGGTTGCGGTACTCACGGTCTCCGAGGGGTTTGTCGGGCATCGCCGCAGGTCAGCGCAGAACACCCGGCCATTCGGCGGTCGGGCGGCCCGCTCAGACTACCGGCCTGGCGAAGGCGGACGCAGGGCAGCCGCCGTGCGGGGGCGCGCGGGCGGACTATGCGGTGGCCGGTGCGCCGGGGGCGTCCGCCGCCGGGCGGGTGCGCCCGGCGACGGCGGCGCCGAGCAGGGCGACGACGGTCATCACGGCGAAGATCACGGCGAAGCCGGAGGTGGAGCCGGTCCCCGAGCCGGTGGTGCCATGGCTCACCGCGGCACCGCCGAGGGCGGAGAAGAGCACCCCGGCCAAGCCGACCAGCAGGATGTTGCC is part of the Peterkaempfera bronchialis genome and encodes:
- a CDS encoding IclR family transcriptional regulator; this translates as MTAETSQTLDRGVRVLKLLADSERGLTVTELAGRLSVNRTVVYRLLATLEQHGLVRRDIGGRARVGLGVLRLAHRVHPLLREAALPALRSLAEDLGATAHLTLVDGSEALAVAVVEPSWTDFHVAYRTGLRHALGDSAAGRAILAARSHGNGHRPDPGFVITRAEEQSGACGAAAALVGLSGIEGSVGVVMLSGLVPERVGPRVVEAATEVADALR
- a CDS encoding S16 family serine protease — its product is MPDVPAVMPSPRTRALALCALLLVALYAVAALVPLPYTIMQPGITADTLGEYRGEQVIVISGAPLRRTSGQLRMTTIAATPPGDEISLATALAAWPDPDRAVVPRQAVYPAGRSVAQVERENTAEMRQSQDAATAAALRRLHLDPDRVKVTLNLADVGGPSAGLLFTLGIIDKLDGNGRGGDLTGGRVVAGTGTIDASGRVGAVGGVALKTLAAARDGATVFLVPTAECGEARVNTPKGLRLIPVRTLDGAIAALNALNSGSAVPTC
- a CDS encoding D-alanine--D-alanine ligase family protein, with amino-acid sequence MEVAVVFGGRSGEHDVSCASAAGVVTHLDRERYAVRPVRITAAGEWVVGPRALPAGTYGVADLVRLTPAADVPAWQSLTEAAPALGTADMVLPALHGPYGEDGTVQGLLEVLGVPYVGNGVAASAVAMDKDVTKRLLAASGLPVAASALLCGPDCALPPDEQQRLGLPAFVKPARAGSSLGVSRVERWEELDAAVALARESDSKVLVEEAVLGREVDIAVLEHPDGRLEAGPPLEIRVGGGQRFFDYEAKYQDAATRFEIPARLDEGITAELQRLAMGVFETLGCAGLIRVDFFLRGGTEPVVNEVNTFPGFTAASQYPQIFEVAGLSYGDLLDVLIATALVRAGRRPAPLAAGAAR
- the alr gene encoding alanine racemase; this translates as MRGTAVDEARPTPADPAADDPGAGSAYAEAVVDLGAIARNTAVLAEHAGSAALMAVVKADGFGHGALPVARTALAHGASWLGVTSTAEALRLREAGIDAPMLSWMHLPGEDFTPALRAEVDLAVPSLAHLAGLAASAERAGLPAAVHLKVDTGLHRGGASPADWPLLVEAARTFERQGLLRVRGLWSHLVHADRPDHPGTDEQIRAFEAAVALAHRAGLRPDLLHLANSGAGLASPRTRYDLVRAGIGLYGVEPVHGQQYGLRPAMTLRARAIMARRVPAGEGVSYGHEYTTGRPTGLLLVPVGFADGVPRAAGGRARMWVAGDRRPVAGRIAMDQCVVDSGDAAVAIGEEVVVFGPGDRGEPTAADWADWAATNPHEILTGVGPRVPRRYLPAPAGRIDEEDSVRD
- a CDS encoding Lrp/AsnC family transcriptional regulator, whose amino-acid sequence is MDATPLDRLDGRLIRLLADEPRIGVLECSRRLGVARGTVQARLDRLRARGVVRGFGPELEPAALGYPVTAFATLEISQGQGASVRAHLASVPEVLELHTITGQGDMLCRIVARSNADLQRVIDRVVGFDGIVRASTAIALENPVPYRVLPLVEQASGETGPG
- a CDS encoding DEAD/DEAH box helicase, translating into MSTATTSHHLSPAFPGRAPWGTAGKLRAWQQGALDKYIETQPRDFLAVATPGAGKTTFALTLASYLLHNHLVQQITVVAPTEHLKKQWAEAAARIGIRLDPAYSSGPLSRDYHGIVVTYAGVGVNPMLHRNRTEGRKTLVIMDEIHHAGDSKSWGEACFEAFEPATRRLALTGTPFRSDTNPIPFVCYEAGGDGIRKSVADYTYGYGHALADHVVRPVIFLSYSGNMRWRTKAGDEVEARLGEPMTKDAIAQAWRTALAPQGEWMPNVLRAADRRLTEVRKAIPDAGGLVIATDQTAARAYAKMIRELTGHKATLVLSDETEASQRITDFSESDERWMVAVRMVSEGVDVPRLAVGVYATSISTPLFFAQAVGRFVRARKRGETASVFLPSVPMLLGFANEMELQRDHVLDRPKKESDGLFDEEDALVAQANQAKDEPDGEQDGLSFEALESDAVFDRVLYNAMEFGMQAHPGSEEEEEYLGIPGLLEPDQVQMLLQKRQHRQIQRSKGKPPEDADLLELPADKRPVVTHQELRELRKELNGLVGAWHHRTGQPHGTIHNELRRVCGGPLTAQATAGQLKARIAKIQEWATRAG
- a CDS encoding sensor histidine kinase — protein: MSGSADRRPLWDGSLRRHLTLVYGLMFFTAAAAVLAVSLVLVINSMHYSMDLAFDSYTGGPQAPPEVRIYLAERHAGDEATKRVILASMQRNLLLKGTLAALCVGVVATTAGWLVAGRLLRPLSLISSTAERIAGHTLHRRIDLEAPPGEVKTLADSFDRMLDRLDQAFAGQDRFIANAAHELKTPIALNRTLVEVAMSRPDAPPEVLRLGENLLAVSVRHERLIDALLTLARADDSLTERLPLDLADLARAVIEAAGPEARRHGISFDAVLAPARAIGDPLLLEQAVRNLVDNAVRYNAPADGRIRVETGRGRDGAQVTVANTGPVVSPHEIPVLFAPFRRLTDRVGSARGSGLGLSIVRAVAHAHGGSADARPRPGGGLEVRLAVPAVPPAPPRRNG
- a CDS encoding response regulator transcription factor, whose amino-acid sequence is MRILVVEDEEMLAGAIAEGLRQETFAVDVVHDGAAALERLAVHQYDVMVLDRDLPLVHGDEVCRRTAEAGGEVRILMLTVSTTVAERVAGLSLGADDYLAKPFAFAELVARIRALGRRSRPAAPPVLERSGIRLDPHHRETYRDGRHIALSRKEFAVLEELLRAEGAPVSAEDLLERVWDENVDPFTTIVRVTIRSLRRKLGDPTPVETVTGVGYRVP